The Drosophila gunungcola strain Sukarami chromosome 3L unlocalized genomic scaffold, Dgunungcola_SK_2 000003F, whole genome shotgun sequence genome contains a region encoding:
- the LOC128258424 gene encoding LOW QUALITY PROTEIN: uncharacterized protein LOC128258424 (The sequence of the model RefSeq protein was modified relative to this genomic sequence to represent the inferred CDS: inserted 1 base in 1 codon; deleted 2 bases in 1 codon; substituted 1 base at 1 genomic stop codon), producing MPGKPMELIKPPRMSGVGGFQGSEVAGGAESRESTNCNINTGNSNSNINNKRNKSNISGSSNNKDEKSLASWLHEEISLECQLRKNLFIFSSNELTERQXGPTELMGGLAAXRTDNCERFHTKRADRQTTSNKSSSGTSSKWQVQV from the exons ATGCCAGGAAAGCCCATGGAGCTAATTAAGCCGCCTCGCATGAGTGGC GTTGGTGGTTTTCAGGGGTCGGAGGTTGCGGGTGGCGCTGAATCAAGGGAAAGCACTAACTGCAACATCAACACcggcaatagcaacagcaacattaacaacaagcgcaacaagagcaacatcagcggcagcagcaacaacaaagatGAGAAATCGCTGGCTTCCTGGCTTCATGAAGAAATAAGTCTAGAGTGCCAGTTGAGGAAAAACTTGTTCATCTTCAGCTCTAACGAGCTAACGGAGCGAC GCGGACCAACTGAACTGATGGGCGGACTGGCGGCCTAACGGACGGACAACTGTGAGCGATTCCACACAAAACGAGCGGATAGGCAAACAACCAGCAACAAGAGCAGCAGCGGTACAAGTAGCAAATGGCAAGTGCAAGTGTAA
- the LOC128258420 gene encoding uncharacterized protein LOC128258420, whose amino-acid sequence MFWGREAGSSLENPTQEKYDCVSRDERQRELVKRRLLFWAGRLELMPQEVAEMSQLELNRRLKIIKKEEDDFEWRKAQFERWKELHKLRYLMYEEQRKYNERYGPGGVSIWTILAVAQQELEKKLQIDRIRGSCQRFPSPMTLMAEQREIGGRQKLLEPLRSVLSGYSTESEEEFDSDEDLELRKVTRYLPTQWPKQENRKHVQFLASNAKKSLESCKEPSNEKFNLHAKSEDSFQSVCETSNLGYCPLCNERHLRLPPRF is encoded by the coding sequence ATGTTTTGGGGTAGAGAAGCTGGGAGCTCCTTGGAAAATCCAACTCAAGAGAAGTACGACTGTGTTTCACGTGATGAAAGACAGCGTGAATTGGTCAAACGGCGACTTCTTTTTTGGGCAGGACGACTTGAGCTAATGCCTCAAGAGGTGGCGGAAATGTCGCAGCTGGAGCTCAATCGGAGGctgaaaattatcaaaaaggAAGAGGATGATTTTGAATGGCGAAAGGCACAGTTTGAGCGTTGGAAAGAGCTGCACAAGTTAAGATATCTTATGTATGAAGAGCAACGAAAGTACAACGAGCGTTACGGACCCGGTGGAGTCTCCATCTGGACAATCCTAGCTGTGGCTCAGCAGGAACTGGAGAAGAAACTCCAAATAGACCGTATTCGAGGCAGTTGTCAACGTTTTCCCTCGCCCATGACCCTAATGGCGGAGCAACGAGAGATTGGTGGCAGGCAGAAGTTACTGGAACCCCTGAGATCAGTTCTCAGTGGTTATAGTACAGAGAGTGAAGAGGAATTCGATTCAGACGAAGATCTGGAGCTCAGGAAGGTCACTAGGTACTTGCCTACGCAGTGGCCAAAGCAAGAGAATCGTAAACATGTCCAGTTTCTAGCTTCCAATGCAAAGAAATCCTTGGAATCCTGTAAAGAACCCTCCAACGAAAAATTCAATCTCCATGCGAAAAGTGAAGATTCATTTCAAAGCGTTTGCGAAACTTCGAATCTGGGCTACTGTCCTCTTTGCAACGAAAGACACCTGCGATTGCCACCTCGATTTTAG
- the LOC128258426 gene encoding uncharacterized protein LOC128258426, whose product MQRLRCCQTNNETICSFVDICISQWSSGRRSLPMPPHKNAGLECAKDFAMDPAISTTSRGLNSTQGIHIFPAGWR is encoded by the coding sequence ATGCAACGTTTGCGTTGCTGTCAAACAAATAACGAAACGATTTGCTCATTTGTTGATATTTGCATTTCGCAATGGTCTTCGGGCAGAAGAAGTCTGCCAATGCCTCCCCATAAGAATGCAGGTCTCGAGTGTGCTAAAGATTTCGCAATGGACCCTGCGATTTCTACGACCTCTAGAGGCTTGAACTCCACTCAAGGAATCCACATATTCCCCGCTGGATGGCGATGA